AGGACTGGTAATGGCCAATGACATCTAGTTTGGATTATTACAGGCCGATTCCCCCTTTTAAATAGATACAAATTACAAATTATTCTGTTGTACATTAAATGTATTATATGCATCTTAAAAATgtcaatttttgattttatacATACCAATATgtgcaaaaataaaaataaaaaaatcttaaaacAAATTATAGTGTTGGCTGGCTTGACGTGCGATGAGCTGGCTTTTAACTAGCCGAGTTCGATCTGCATTCCAACTCGTTAAGATAAATGAGCCGGGCCCACAGGTCCAACCTGGCTCGGTTCTGCTCAGGGCCTCAGGCCTAGCTATAACTAACTCATCCTCAAATTGTTACAGGTTTTCCTTGCAATAGCCATAATCCTGGGAGATGGACTCTACAACTTCGTCAAAGTAGTCGGTAAAACCGGAATCGGGTTGTACGGTCAGCTCAAAAACAAAGAATCATTAACTGTTCTTCCAGTGGCCACAGACTGTGCAACCAAAGATACTACATCTTTTGATGAACAACGTAGGATACAAGTGTTTATGAAGGACCGGATACCGACATGGTTAGCCGTTGGCGGGTACATGGCAATAGCCGCGGCCGCCACAATTACCCTCCCTCATATATTCGGCCCGCTTGAATGGTACTACGTGATTGTAATTTACCTTTTCGCCCCTGCTCTAGCGTTTTGTAACGCGTATGGGTGTGGGCTTACTGACTGGTCCTTGGCGTCAACTTACGGGAAACTAGCTATTTTCGTGATCGGGGCGTGGGCTGGTAAGTCGCAAGGTGGTGTGTTGGCGGGGCTAGCCGCGTGCGGGGTGATGATGAACATAGTGTCCACTGCTTCGGACCTAATGACGGATTTTAAAACGGGTTATTTGACCTTGGCTTCACCCCGGTCCATGTTTGTGAGCCAAGTGATTGGGACCGCGATGGGGTGCGTGATCGCACCATGTGTATTTTGGGTTTTTTATAGTGCTTTTCCGAATCTTGGGAAACAAGGGTCCGAGTACCCCGCACCGTACGCTATTGTGTATCGAAATCTTGCTATTTTGGGAGTCGAGGGGTTTGGGTCGCTTCCAAAGCATTGTTTATCACTTTGTTACGCGCTTTTTGCGGCTGCAATCCTTATAAACGTGGCTCGAGACACAACGCCCAGAAAGCGGGCTCGGTTTATTCCCATCCCAATGGCAATGGCGATTCCGTTCTACATTGGAACGTCGTTCGCCATTGACATGTGTGTGGGGAGCTTGATTCTTTTTATATGGGAAAAGAGGGACAAAACGAAGGCCGATGCTTTCGGACCAGCGGTAGCTTCGGGTTTGATTTGTGGTGAAGGGATTTGGTCTGTGCCCAAGTCCATATTGGCTTTGGCCAAGGTGAGTCCCCCGATTTGCATGAAGTTTTTATCGAGGCGTACAAACTTAAAGGTTGATGATTTTCTATCGACGCTAAGTCGTTAGCGTCAAATAACGCATATTCGTATTGTTGTGCATTTTTAGAACTTTATACGAATGTAGATTTTTGTTTCAAAACTATAATTTGGgtgttttgattgttgattattaTATGTATAACGTATTATAAAGCCATCGTGTGTATATGAATCTTGGGTAACAAGTCAATaagagtttgatttgaaacaagtcATCTTTTTACGAGATGGATTGACTGTTAGGTATCAAAATAGTAGGAGGACTAGATTGTAATAGCTGAATAATATAGGGTGTCTTTGATGTACTTAAACAAATAGAACATATAAATGAGCATCAATGAATTGAATAGGGTTTATTCCCATCATCTTCTATGTGTTCTTCTTTCTCTTTATCGATCTTAGCTTGATTACCAAATTGTTTCGTAACAATGACCCTCAAACTGTAGGAACAATTCTTATATAAACTCAACTAAAACACTTTTGTTAGAATTACATACAATAATCAAAGGAAATAATTAAATCACAGAACTATTATAACTTAaatgaaaaattcaaaatatgaatTTCTAGAACATTTTGGGCGAGGATCGTGTTAAACGTAGATTCTTTAAAATATTTTTCGAGTTTCACAAAAGAATTCATTTGTTTTCCATTATACAACAACCGGAACAATTTATACTGCTAGAATTGACCCAGCACCCGAATGTATACCTTAAAACACCGAATGTTTTTAATTATATTAAAAGCTTCTCATTACATGAATAATGACGTATAAACATATACTAATAAGATATTTAATTTCATCATAAACTTATTTTAGGCTATTTATGACAAAAGGTATAGAGAACAAATGAGGCTTGTATTAGATTGTAAAGTTGTTTTGTTTATATagaacaccatgttacacatctaACCCCTATACTATAATTTATTGCCTTCTTTCTGACACCCCCCTCCAGTTGAGTATTGGGTCACCAATACTTAACTTGCTCAAGCAGCTGCTAAATGCGTTTACGTTGACGACTTTTGTAAGAATATATGTGAGTTAATCTTAATTTTGACGGTATATATGGGAGCTCTATGATTCTTTCCTCCAGTTTCTCCTTGATGAAATGTCGATCTACCTCCACGTGTTTTGTTCGATCATGTTGAACTGGCTTTTTTGAGA
The Helianthus annuus cultivar XRQ/B chromosome 6, HanXRQr2.0-SUNRISE, whole genome shotgun sequence genome window above contains:
- the LOC110864891 gene encoding probable metal-nicotianamine transporter YSL7; translated protein: MAVESTLELENEDGRTKKDANFLGQTMEDDDETKGEVIESVEMAFRDTMIPSWKGQLTVRAFVVSAILGVMFSFIVMKLSLTTGIIPSLNVSAGLLGFFFVKTWTKALEQCGILKHPFTRQENTVIQTCVVATSGIAFSGGFGSYLFGMSDMIASQSSDSDSPTLNMNIKNPSLGWIIGFLFIVSFIGLFSVVPLRKIMIIDFKLIYPSGTATAHLINSFHTPQGAKLAKQQVSALGKFFSLSFLWSFFQWFFVSNEDDCGFQNFPTFGLKAYQQKFYFDFSTMYVGVGMICPYLINVSLLLGAILSWGIMWPLIETQEGHWYKDGLGQGSFHGIQGYRVFLAIAIILGDGLYNFVKVVGKTGIGLYGQLKNKESLTVLPVATDCATKDTTSFDEQRRIQVFMKDRIPTWLAVGGYMAIAAAATITLPHIFGPLEWYYVIVIYLFAPALAFCNAYGCGLTDWSLASTYGKLAIFVIGAWAGKSQGGVLAGLAACGVMMNIVSTASDLMTDFKTGYLTLASPRSMFVSQVIGTAMGCVIAPCVFWVFYSAFPNLGKQGSEYPAPYAIVYRNLAILGVEGFGSLPKHCLSLCYALFAAAILINVARDTTPRKRARFIPIPMAMAIPFYIGTSFAIDMCVGSLILFIWEKRDKTKADAFGPAVASGLICGEGIWSVPKSILALAKVSPPICMKFLSRRTNLKVDDFLSTLSR